A genomic window from Calditrichota bacterium includes:
- a CDS encoding SEC-C domain-containing protein yields the protein RTNEAVLEMVFKAQVQVAPPPPVRRMPAQLSAVHAATTGMGLRQPAGPEGAPEPGKRQPIRVGAKVGRNDPCPCGSGKKYKKCCGAGMH from the coding sequence CCCGTACCAACGAGGCGGTCTTGGAGATGGTGTTCAAGGCGCAGGTGCAAGTGGCGCCTCCACCGCCGGTGCGCCGCATGCCGGCCCAGCTGAGCGCCGTACACGCTGCTACTACCGGTATGGGCTTGCGTCAACCCGCAGGACCGGAAGGGGCGCCCGAGCCTGGCAAGCGCCAGCCGATCAGAGTCGGCGCAAAGGTAGGTCGCAATGACCCCTGCCCATGTGGCAGCGGCAAGAAATACAAGAAATGCTGCGGAGCGGGCATGCATTGA
- a CDS encoding DUF494 family protein produces MAKGRAIERLVEILVYIMSEARGSGFGVERLRSLSGDLLKQGYTESEIDLAFSWLFEKAGCNYENLSAIRTPMSLYRVLHAAEKMVIRPEAYSYLLQLRQLGLIDDQQLEEAIERAMQMGVSPVDTEDIKEIAATVMFDADSFTGGYLFNDTHMGN; encoded by the coding sequence ATGGCGAAAGGGCGTGCCATCGAAAGGTTAGTTGAAATCCTGGTGTACATCATGAGCGAGGCGCGGGGCAGTGGCTTCGGGGTTGAGCGCCTGCGAAGCCTGTCCGGCGACTTGCTCAAGCAGGGATACACGGAGAGCGAAATCGACCTTGCCTTCTCCTGGCTGTTCGAGAAGGCGGGCTGCAACTATGAGAACCTCAGCGCCATCCGCACTCCCATGTCGCTGTACCGCGTGCTGCATGCCGCAGAAAAGATGGTCATTAGGCCGGAAGCGTACAGTTATCTCCTGCAGTTGCGGCAACTTGGCCTGATCGACGACCAGCAGCTGGAAGAAGCTATCGAGCGGGCCATGCAGATGGGCGTGAGCCCCGTGGATACCGAAGACATCAAGGAGATTGCCGCCACCGTCATGTTCGACGCCGACTCGTTCACCGGCGGGTATCTGTTCAATGACACGCACATGGGCAATTGA